A window from Streptomyces subrutilus encodes these proteins:
- a CDS encoding DUF6332 family protein — MGRRTQADRDAITVEIGYAFVSACLAAGLSFVAVYGAAPAFSLPPAAHRALTVAGGIVAAAVFVLRIAHVLWRFARRPENDGL; from the coding sequence ATGGGGCGACGGACGCAGGCGGACCGGGACGCGATCACGGTCGAGATCGGCTACGCCTTCGTCAGCGCCTGCCTGGCGGCCGGCCTGTCGTTCGTGGCGGTGTACGGCGCCGCGCCGGCGTTCTCCCTGCCGCCCGCCGCGCACCGGGCCCTGACGGTGGCGGGCGGGATCGTGGCGGCGGCCGTCTTCGTCCTGCGGATCGCACACGTCCTGTGGCGCTTCGCGCGGCGCCCGGAGAACGACGGCCTGTAG
- a CDS encoding maleylpyruvate isomerase family mycothiol-dependent enzyme — protein MEISTYVETLEREGRLLADSAERAGTDAAVPGCPGWRIADLLRHTGSVHRWAAGVVREGLGERPPFPAAPELTGAELSGWFREGHEALVRTLAQAPVDGRCWTFLPTAPPSPLAFWARRQAHETAVHRMDAETALGTAFAEVAPEFAEDGVDELLTVFHAGPRSRVRTREPRVLRLRAADTGAVWTVRLSREPARTVRGATDERVDCEVTGGAAWLYAALWNRLPLTGLGVSGDPALARLWNETAAI, from the coding sequence ATGGAGATCAGCACGTACGTGGAGACCCTGGAGCGAGAGGGCCGGCTCCTGGCCGACAGCGCGGAGCGGGCCGGTACGGACGCGGCCGTGCCCGGCTGTCCCGGCTGGCGGATCGCCGACCTGCTGCGGCACACCGGGTCGGTGCACCGCTGGGCGGCCGGCGTCGTCCGGGAGGGGCTCGGGGAGCGGCCGCCGTTCCCGGCGGCGCCGGAGCTGACGGGGGCGGAGCTGTCCGGCTGGTTCCGGGAAGGGCACGAGGCCCTGGTCCGGACACTGGCGCAGGCGCCGGTCGACGGGCGGTGCTGGACGTTCCTCCCGACGGCCCCGCCCTCGCCGCTGGCCTTCTGGGCGCGGCGCCAGGCCCACGAGACCGCCGTGCACCGGATGGACGCGGAAACGGCCCTGGGCACGGCCTTCGCCGAGGTGGCGCCGGAGTTCGCCGAGGACGGGGTGGACGAGCTGCTGACCGTTTTCCACGCGGGGCCGCGCAGCCGGGTGCGGACGCGGGAGCCGCGGGTGCTGCGGCTACGGGCCGCCGACACGGGTGCGGTGTGGACCGTACGGCTGTCGCGCGAGCCGGCCCGCACCGTGCGCGGCGCCACGGACGAGCGGGTCGACTGCGAGGTGACGGGCGGGGCGGCCTGGCTGTACGCGGCGCTGTGGAACCGGCTGCCGCTCACCGGCCTCGGGGTGAGCGGTGACCCGGCGCTGGCCCGGCTGTGGAACGAGACGGCCGCGATCTGA
- a CDS encoding alpha-ketoglutarate-dependent dioxygenase AlkB family protein, whose translation MDGELFPRERTLIAPGAVHLPDWLEPARQRELLDAARVWARPPAGLRTVRTPGGGTMTARQVCLGLHWYPYAYARTAVDGDGAPVKPMPSRLAELGREAVAAAYGAPLADGVEYDIALVNFYGGDSRMGMHRDAEERSGAPVVSLSLGDACVFRFGNTANRGRPYRDVELRSGDLFVFGEASRLAYHGVPKVLPGTGPQGLGLTGRLNITLRVGGLP comes from the coding sequence ATGGACGGCGAACTCTTCCCGCGCGAGCGGACCTTGATCGCCCCCGGAGCCGTGCACCTGCCGGACTGGCTGGAGCCCGCGCGCCAGCGCGAGCTGCTGGACGCGGCCCGCGTCTGGGCCCGCCCGCCGGCCGGCCTGCGCACCGTCCGCACGCCCGGAGGCGGGACGATGACCGCCCGGCAGGTGTGCCTGGGGCTGCACTGGTACCCGTACGCGTACGCCCGTACGGCCGTGGACGGCGACGGGGCGCCGGTCAAGCCGATGCCGAGCCGGCTGGCCGAGCTGGGACGGGAGGCGGTGGCCGCCGCGTACGGAGCGCCCCTCGCGGACGGCGTGGAGTACGACATCGCCCTGGTCAACTTCTACGGCGGGGACTCCCGCATGGGCATGCACCGCGACGCCGAGGAGCGCTCCGGGGCGCCGGTGGTCTCCCTGAGCCTCGGGGACGCCTGCGTCTTCCGGTTCGGGAACACCGCGAACCGCGGTCGTCCGTACCGCGACGTCGAGCTGCGCAGCGGTGATCTGTTCGTTTTCGGCGAGGCGAGCCGACTGGCCTACCACGGGGTGCCGAAGGTCCTGCCGGGCACGGGCCCGCAAGGGCTCGGGCTCACCGGGCGGCTCAACATCACGCTGCGGGTGGGCGGCCTGCCGTGA
- a CDS encoding ROK family protein produces MNGNGAPPRVGDVTTVSTRTRLERGRGALGPALELVHTGRAPTRAVLTAELGVTRATAGAVAAELEALGLIRVDSRPGGAGGTQGRPSHRLSVAEDGPVALAAQVHPDGFRAALVGLGGRIVATAPGKVTVSADPAQVLRAVVEAGAELLAQTGRRCVGAGLAVPSAVAEPEGTALNPLHLAWPAGSPVRDVFAQCVKAAGIDGPALTGNDVNLAALAEHRHGAGRSAQHLLCVATGHRGVGGALVLDGRLHSGSSGLALEVGHLTVNPEGRACHCGGRGCLDVEADPLAFLTAAGRTPGPEVSLLAQARDLLRGEYAEPAVRAAAEELIDRLGLGLAGLVNILNPDRIILGGLHRELLHADPERLRAVVADRSLWGRSGGVPILPCTLDHNSLVGAAELAWQPVLDDPLGALGAAA; encoded by the coding sequence ATGAACGGCAACGGGGCCCCGCCGCGGGTGGGGGACGTGACCACGGTGTCCACGCGGACCAGGCTGGAGCGGGGCCGCGGCGCGCTCGGCCCCGCGCTGGAGCTCGTCCACACCGGCCGCGCACCGACCCGGGCCGTGCTGACCGCCGAGCTCGGAGTCACCCGGGCCACCGCCGGAGCCGTCGCCGCAGAGCTGGAGGCGCTCGGACTGATCCGCGTCGACTCACGCCCCGGCGGCGCGGGCGGGACCCAGGGCCGCCCCTCGCACCGGCTGTCCGTGGCCGAGGACGGGCCGGTGGCGCTGGCCGCGCAGGTCCACCCCGACGGCTTCCGGGCCGCCCTGGTCGGCCTCGGCGGGCGGATCGTGGCCACCGCACCGGGCAAGGTCACCGTCTCCGCCGACCCGGCCCAGGTGCTCCGCGCCGTGGTGGAGGCCGGAGCGGAGCTGCTCGCGCAGACCGGCCGCCGGTGCGTGGGCGCGGGGCTCGCGGTCCCCTCGGCGGTGGCCGAGCCGGAGGGCACCGCCCTCAACCCCCTGCACCTGGCCTGGCCGGCCGGATCTCCCGTACGGGACGTCTTCGCGCAGTGCGTGAAGGCCGCCGGGATCGACGGCCCGGCCCTGACCGGCAACGACGTCAACCTCGCGGCGCTGGCCGAGCACCGCCACGGCGCCGGCCGCAGCGCCCAGCACCTGCTGTGCGTCGCCACCGGGCACCGCGGGGTCGGCGGGGCGCTGGTGCTGGACGGCCGCCTGCACAGCGGGAGTTCGGGCCTTGCCCTGGAGGTGGGCCACCTGACCGTGAACCCGGAGGGACGGGCCTGCCACTGCGGCGGCCGCGGCTGCCTGGACGTCGAGGCGGACCCGCTGGCCTTCCTCACCGCGGCGGGCCGCACCCCGGGACCCGAGGTGTCGCTCCTCGCGCAGGCCCGCGACCTGCTGCGCGGGGAGTACGCGGAGCCGGCGGTACGGGCGGCGGCCGAGGAGCTCATCGACCGGCTCGGGCTGGGCCTGGCGGGGCTGGTGAACATCCTGAACCCGGACCGCATCATCCTGGGCGGACTCCACCGCGAACTGCTGCACGCCGACCCCGAGCGGCTGCGCGCGGTCGTCGCGGACCGCAGCCTGTGGGGGCGCAGCGGCGGCGTGCCGATCCTGCCGTGCACCCTCGACCACAACAGCCTGGTGGGCGCGGCGGAGCTGGCCTGGCAGCCGGTCCTGGACGAC